One genomic region from Conexibacter woesei DSM 14684 encodes:
- a CDS encoding acyl-CoA synthetase: protein MVRPADIALRARNEVTYVTACVRAGVVRPEPPRSFARNLRDVARYGFVGALPALAARRRGDRPGLIDERGTLTFSQLDRRANALANGWRAHGLRAGDGVAILARNHRGFVEATTAAARCGARVVLLNTDFAGPQIRDVAAREGVDLLVHDDEYATFLDGIEPRLGRWRAWTDDGAAAPGTLEALIARGSPAPPPRPASEAKLVVLTSGTTGTPKGAPRTVPKSLQPLGALLSVVPFRAGETTVVAAPLFHSLGFVQGQLALALGSTLVLRRRFDPAVLLDDLARHRASAVVVVPVMLRRVLALGDDAVAGRDLSALRIVFVAGSQLGAELCERTTAAFGPRVYNLYGSTEVAYATIATPADLAVEPGCVGRPPPGAVVRLYDDAGAPVTGPGHSGRIFVGNGFEFEGYTGGGSKETIDGLMSSGDVGHFDAAGRLFVDGRDDEMIVSGGENVFPAEVEELLHRHPAVEEAALIAVEDEAWGQRLRAFVVVRAGEQLGEDAVKAFVRENLARYKVPREAVFLDALPRNPTGKVLKRELAAIVV from the coding sequence ATGGTGCGACCAGCCGACATCGCACTCCGCGCACGCAACGAGGTGACGTACGTGACGGCCTGCGTGCGCGCCGGCGTGGTGCGGCCGGAGCCGCCGCGCAGCTTCGCGCGCAACCTGCGCGACGTCGCGCGCTACGGCTTCGTCGGCGCGCTGCCGGCGCTCGCCGCGCGCCGCCGCGGCGACCGGCCGGGGCTGATCGACGAGCGCGGGACGCTGACGTTCTCGCAGCTCGACCGCCGCGCCAACGCGCTCGCGAACGGCTGGCGCGCCCACGGCCTGCGGGCGGGCGACGGGGTCGCGATCCTCGCGCGCAACCACCGCGGGTTCGTCGAGGCGACGACCGCCGCCGCCCGCTGCGGCGCGCGGGTCGTGCTGCTGAACACCGACTTCGCCGGGCCGCAGATCCGCGACGTCGCGGCGCGCGAGGGCGTCGACCTGCTCGTCCACGACGACGAGTACGCGACGTTCCTCGACGGGATCGAGCCGCGCCTCGGGCGCTGGCGCGCGTGGACCGACGACGGCGCCGCCGCCCCGGGGACGCTGGAGGCGCTGATCGCGCGGGGCAGTCCCGCGCCGCCGCCGAGACCGGCGTCGGAGGCGAAGCTGGTGGTGCTGACGAGCGGCACGACCGGCACGCCGAAGGGCGCGCCGCGGACGGTCCCGAAGTCGCTCCAGCCGCTCGGCGCGCTGCTGTCGGTGGTGCCGTTCCGCGCCGGCGAGACGACCGTCGTGGCGGCGCCGCTGTTCCACTCGCTCGGCTTCGTGCAGGGGCAGCTCGCGCTGGCGCTCGGCTCGACGCTCGTGCTGCGCCGCCGCTTCGATCCCGCAGTGCTGCTCGACGACCTCGCGCGCCACCGCGCGTCGGCCGTCGTCGTCGTGCCGGTGATGCTGCGGCGCGTGCTCGCGCTCGGCGACGACGCCGTCGCGGGCCGCGACCTGTCGGCGTTGCGGATCGTCTTCGTCGCCGGCTCGCAGCTCGGCGCCGAGTTGTGCGAGCGCACGACGGCGGCGTTCGGGCCGCGCGTCTACAACCTCTACGGCTCGACCGAGGTCGCCTACGCGACGATCGCGACGCCGGCCGACCTCGCGGTCGAGCCGGGCTGCGTCGGGCGGCCGCCGCCGGGCGCGGTCGTTCGGCTCTACGACGACGCCGGCGCGCCGGTCACGGGGCCGGGGCACAGCGGCCGCATCTTCGTCGGCAACGGCTTCGAGTTCGAGGGCTACACCGGCGGCGGCTCGAAGGAGACGATCGACGGGCTGATGTCGAGCGGCGACGTCGGCCACTTCGACGCGGCCGGGCGGCTGTTCGTCGACGGCCGCGACGACGAGATGATCGTCTCGGGCGGGGAGAACGTCTTCCCGGCCGAGGTCGAGGAGCTGCTGCACCGTCACCCGGCGGTCGAGGAGGCGGCGCTGATCGCCGTCGAGGACGAGGCATGGGGCCAGCGGCTGCGCGCGTTCGTCGTCGTGCGCGCGGGCGAGCAGCTGGGCGAGGACGCGGTCAAGGCGTTCGTGCGCGAGAACCTCGCGCGCTACAAGGTCCCGCGCGAGGCCGTCTTCCTCGACGCGCTCCCGCGCAACCCGACCGGCAAGGTCCTCAAGCGCGAGCTGGCCGCGATCGTCGTGTAG
- a CDS encoding SDR family NAD(P)-dependent oxidoreductase, protein MCRGFWVQGTHFATHITRGGRGRRGRAARPGGGGRRALTCRRSDRYGAGTVAPGVTETQMLTDAVAAGQVDAPAYLGRVPMRRWGRPEEIGQVALFLASDQSSFVTGQVIAPDGGWSAFGWIPWSGDPEAPEL, encoded by the coding sequence ATGTGTCGTGGTTTCTGGGTCCAGGGGACCCATTTCGCGACGCACATCACTCGGGGAGGGCGCGGGCGGCGCGGGCGAGCGGCGCGGCCCGGCGGGGGCGGGCGGCGGGCCTTGACGTGTCGGCGTTCTGACCGATACGGTGCTGGAACCGTTGCGCCGGGCGTCACCGAGACGCAGATGCTGACCGACGCGGTCGCCGCCGGCCAGGTCGACGCGCCCGCCTACCTCGGCCGCGTGCCGATGCGGCGCTGGGGCCGGCCGGAGGAGATCGGCCAGGTCGCGCTGTTCCTCGCGAGCGACCAGTCGTCGTTCGTGACCGGGCAGGTGATCGCCCCCGACGGCGGCTGGTCGGCGTTCGGCTGGATCCCGTGGAGCGGCGACCCGGAGGCACCGGAGCTGTGA
- a CDS encoding aldose 1-epimerase produces the protein MIALDDGRMRVELAPERGAEIRFVGRSGGDNVLAFYDWAAPQPAGPAPLGYGDPELDWLSGYRGGWQEVFPNAGAACTVAGVPLPMHGEASVAPWEVVAADERSATVRVAARLPLVLERRMTLDADRAALRIEETVTNESDLEMPFLLGHHPAFEALPGMRIDLPGAQIEPIPAEGVIREGDAFHTRRPEGWAALRDAAGGRGVALAWDLETMPDVWVWHEIGGTGMPFYGRSRIVAVEPMTHSPGDGLAAAVAAGTAHRLAGRATHTSWLTLALFDADERPVRGVARDGQVTR, from the coding sequence GTGATCGCGCTCGACGACGGACGGATGCGCGTCGAGCTCGCGCCCGAGCGCGGCGCCGAGATCCGCTTCGTCGGCCGCTCCGGCGGCGACAACGTGCTCGCGTTCTACGACTGGGCGGCGCCGCAGCCCGCCGGCCCCGCGCCGCTCGGCTACGGCGATCCCGAGCTGGACTGGCTGTCGGGTTACCGCGGCGGCTGGCAGGAGGTCTTCCCCAACGCCGGTGCCGCCTGCACCGTCGCGGGGGTCCCGCTGCCGATGCACGGCGAGGCGTCCGTCGCGCCGTGGGAGGTCGTCGCGGCCGACGAGCGCAGCGCGACGGTGCGCGTCGCCGCGCGGCTGCCGCTCGTTCTGGAGCGGCGGATGACGCTCGACGCCGACCGCGCCGCGCTGCGGATCGAGGAGACGGTGACGAACGAGTCCGACCTGGAGATGCCGTTCCTGCTCGGCCACCATCCGGCGTTCGAGGCGCTGCCGGGGATGCGGATCGACCTGCCGGGCGCGCAGATCGAGCCGATCCCGGCTGAGGGGGTCATCCGCGAGGGCGACGCGTTCCATACCCGCCGCCCGGAGGGCTGGGCCGCGCTGCGCGACGCCGCCGGCGGCCGCGGGGTCGCGCTCGCCTGGGACCTCGAGACGATGCCGGACGTGTGGGTCTGGCACGAGATCGGCGGCACCGGGATGCCGTTCTACGGGCGCTCGCGGATCGTCGCCGTCGAGCCGATGACGCACAGCCCCGGCGACGGCCTCGCCGCCGCTGTCGCGGCCGGCACCGCGCACCGGCTCGCGGGCCGCGCGACGCACACGAGCTGGCTGACGCTCGCGCTGTTCGACGCCGACGAGCGTCCCGTTCGCGGCGTCGCGCGCGACGGCCAGGTGACCCGGTGA
- a CDS encoding aminotransferase-like domain-containing protein — MNQSSSVTRLVDTLREELDRYPVGEKLPSSRELTERHHVSPVTVSRAIAALVAEGLVVSRPGAGVFRARRRAAAPPPGDLSWQAVALSAEPSQAASEPGIRTVDASGVLVTLDAPPPDVIDLNGGYLHASLQPERALAAALARAGRRPGAWGRPPVEGLPELRAWFARDIAGSGGALGAADVLITGGGQNALATTMRSLAAPGAHVLVESPTYPGLLAIARAAGLRPVPVPVDADGVRPDLLEQSLRATGARLFVCQPLFHNPTGAVLSRDRRDELLTIARAAGAFVVEDDFARHLVHSDTPTPSPPLAAADPDGIVVHVRSLTKTASPSLRIAALTARGPALERLRSQLVVDSFFVARPLQEATLELVGSPAWSRHLRTLGGALRERREAVLTTLRRELPELPAVHAPIGGYHVWLRLPHGTDASLCVAAALRGGVAVTLGDPYFPAEAPGPHVRLSYVGAASTAELVDGVRRFARALAAT, encoded by the coding sequence ATGAATCAGAGTAGCAGTGTCACGAGACTTGTTGACACTCTCCGCGAGGAGCTTGACCGCTATCCGGTCGGCGAGAAGCTGCCGTCAAGCCGCGAGCTGACCGAGCGCCACCACGTGAGCCCGGTGACGGTCTCGCGCGCGATCGCCGCGCTCGTCGCCGAGGGGCTCGTCGTCTCGCGCCCCGGCGCCGGCGTCTTCCGCGCACGCAGGCGCGCCGCTGCGCCGCCGCCCGGCGACCTCTCGTGGCAGGCGGTCGCGCTCAGCGCCGAGCCGAGCCAGGCCGCGAGCGAGCCGGGCATCCGCACGGTCGACGCGAGCGGCGTGCTGGTGACGCTCGACGCGCCGCCGCCGGACGTGATCGACCTCAACGGCGGCTACCTCCACGCCAGCCTGCAGCCGGAGCGGGCGCTCGCCGCCGCGCTCGCGCGCGCCGGCCGCCGGCCCGGCGCCTGGGGCCGCCCGCCGGTCGAGGGGCTGCCGGAGCTGCGGGCGTGGTTCGCGCGCGACATCGCCGGCTCCGGCGGTGCGCTCGGCGCGGCCGACGTGCTCATCACCGGCGGCGGCCAGAACGCGCTCGCGACGACGATGCGCTCGCTCGCGGCGCCCGGCGCGCACGTGCTCGTCGAGTCGCCGACCTACCCCGGCCTGCTCGCGATCGCGCGCGCCGCCGGCCTGCGGCCGGTGCCGGTCCCGGTCGACGCCGACGGCGTTCGCCCCGACCTGCTGGAGCAGTCGCTGCGGGCGACCGGCGCGCGTCTGTTCGTCTGCCAGCCGCTGTTCCACAACCCGACCGGCGCCGTCCTCTCGCGCGACCGCCGCGACGAGCTGCTCACGATCGCGCGCGCCGCGGGGGCGTTCGTCGTCGAGGACGACTTCGCTCGCCACCTCGTCCACTCCGACACGCCGACGCCGTCCCCGCCGCTCGCCGCGGCCGACCCCGACGGGATCGTCGTGCACGTGCGCTCGCTGACGAAGACCGCGTCGCCGAGCCTGCGGATCGCCGCGCTGACCGCCCGCGGACCGGCGCTCGAACGGCTCCGCAGCCAGCTCGTCGTCGACAGCTTCTTCGTCGCACGGCCGTTGCAGGAGGCGACGCTGGAGCTGGTCGGCTCGCCCGCCTGGTCGCGCCATCTGCGAACGCTCGGCGGCGCGCTGCGAGAGCGCCGGGAGGCGGTCCTCACGACCCTCCGGCGCGAGCTGCCGGAGCTGCCCGCCGTCCACGCACCGATCGGCGGCTACCACGTCTGGCTGCGGCTCCCGCACGGCACCGACGCCTCGCTCTGCGTTGCCGCCGCACTGCGCGGCGGCGTCGCCGTCACGCTCGGCGACCCCTACTTCCCGGCCGAGGCGCCGGGCCCGCACGTGCGGCTCAGCTACGTCGGCGCGGCGAGCACGGCCGAGCTGGTCGACGGTGTGCGGCGATTCGCCCGCGCGCTCGCCGCGACCTGA
- a CDS encoding DMT family transporter, producing the protein MSAQSSATVERRVAVSGGTLLAASGVLCFSFSFPATTWVLDGVGAWTATGLRCVLAALLAAVWLAVGRVPMPARRHWPGLLVVAGGCVVGFPLLTTLALQTSSTAHAAVVIGGLPLATAAISAALTRTRPSRLFWAAAGAGGATVVAFTLQQSGGRPTVGDAFLLVALLVCAWGYAEGGRLARELPGWQVIAWALVAALPATVPLALAGLAVEPLHPDPRAVAALLYIAAISQFGGFVVWYRGMAAIGVARASQLQLAQPLLTLVWAVALLGERLPPAAPIAAGVVLACIAVTQRARDA; encoded by the coding sequence ATGTCAGCACAGAGTAGCGCTACTGTTGAGCGGCGGGTAGCGGTAAGCGGCGGGACGCTGCTCGCGGCTTCAGGCGTCCTCTGCTTCTCGTTCAGCTTCCCCGCCACGACGTGGGTCCTGGACGGCGTCGGGGCGTGGACGGCGACAGGGCTGCGCTGCGTGCTCGCGGCGCTGCTCGCCGCCGTGTGGCTGGCCGTCGGCCGCGTGCCGATGCCGGCTCGCCGCCACTGGCCCGGTCTGCTCGTCGTCGCCGGCGGCTGCGTCGTCGGCTTCCCGCTGCTGACGACGCTCGCGCTCCAGACCTCCTCGACCGCGCACGCGGCGGTCGTGATCGGCGGGCTGCCGCTCGCGACCGCCGCGATCTCCGCGGCGCTGACGCGGACGCGTCCGTCGCGCCTCTTCTGGGCGGCGGCGGGAGCGGGCGGCGCGACCGTGGTCGCGTTCACGCTCCAGCAGAGCGGCGGGCGGCCGACCGTCGGCGACGCGTTCCTGCTCGTCGCGCTGCTCGTCTGCGCCTGGGGCTACGCCGAGGGCGGGCGGCTCGCGCGCGAGCTGCCGGGCTGGCAGGTGATCGCGTGGGCGCTCGTCGCGGCGCTGCCGGCGACGGTGCCGCTCGCGCTCGCGGGACTGGCGGTCGAGCCGCTGCACCCCGATCCGCGCGCCGTCGCCGCGCTGCTCTACATCGCCGCGATCTCGCAGTTCGGCGGCTTCGTCGTCTGGTACCGCGGGATGGCCGCGATCGGCGTCGCGCGCGCGAGCCAGCTGCAGCTCGCACAGCCGCTGCTGACGCTGGTCTGGGCGGTCGCGCTGCTCGGCGAGCGGCTGCCGCCGGCCGCGCCGATCGCTGCGGGCGTCGTGCTCGCGTGCATCGCGGTGACGCAGCGGGCGCGCGACGCGTGA
- a CDS encoding amidohydrolase family protein, whose protein sequence is MTTPGVTTDELLLANATLPDGRRASVRVAGGRIAAIELADEGGRGDAPAAPASVPPAAATRIDLAGALLAPAFVDGHIHLDKVFIGVPWRPHVPQDSLAGRIAAERAALAEIDAEVPIAERAVALVRRAAAYGTGHLRTHVDVDTRHGLTRLEAVLEARERCRELAGIQIVAFPQSGVLSDPGTAELLDAAVRAGADVVGGLDPAGFDGDVEGQLGVVFDVAERHAARVDVHLHDAGTLGAFELRRIAHHTERRGLQGRVVVSHAYCLGEIDADDFGATAEALARAGVAILTNAPGGSAMPPVLRLRAAGVEVLAGTDNIRDAWWPYGTGDMLERAYMVGYRQSLFTDEELAVAFELATAAGARTLGVEGYGLEVGARADLVAIDAPSLPEAVAAPPRRLLVLHDGRIVADTR, encoded by the coding sequence ATGACGACGCCCGGCGTCACGACGGACGAGCTGCTGCTCGCGAACGCGACCCTGCCCGACGGCCGCCGCGCCTCGGTGCGTGTCGCCGGCGGGCGGATCGCCGCGATCGAGCTGGCGGACGAGGGCGGGCGCGGCGACGCGCCGGCCGCGCCGGCCTCCGTCCCGCCCGCTGCCGCCACACGCATCGACCTCGCGGGCGCGCTGCTCGCGCCGGCGTTCGTCGACGGCCACATCCACCTCGACAAGGTCTTCATCGGCGTGCCGTGGCGCCCGCACGTGCCGCAGGACTCGCTCGCCGGGCGGATCGCGGCCGAGCGCGCCGCGCTCGCCGAGATCGACGCCGAGGTCCCGATCGCCGAGCGCGCCGTCGCACTCGTGAGACGGGCGGCCGCGTACGGCACCGGCCACCTGCGCACGCATGTCGACGTCGACACCCGCCACGGGCTCACGCGGCTGGAGGCGGTACTGGAGGCGCGCGAGCGCTGCCGCGAGCTGGCCGGCATCCAGATCGTCGCGTTCCCGCAGTCGGGCGTCCTGTCGGACCCCGGCACCGCCGAGCTGCTCGACGCCGCCGTCCGCGCGGGCGCCGACGTCGTCGGCGGACTCGACCCAGCCGGCTTCGACGGCGACGTCGAGGGCCAACTGGGCGTCGTCTTCGACGTCGCCGAGCGGCACGCCGCGCGCGTCGACGTCCACCTCCATGACGCCGGCACGCTCGGCGCGTTCGAGCTGCGCCGGATCGCCCACCACACCGAGCGGCGCGGACTCCAGGGGCGCGTCGTCGTCAGCCACGCGTACTGCCTCGGCGAGATCGACGCCGACGACTTCGGCGCGACCGCCGAGGCGCTCGCGCGCGCAGGCGTCGCGATCCTCACCAACGCGCCCGGCGGCTCGGCGATGCCGCCGGTGCTGCGGCTGCGCGCGGCCGGTGTCGAGGTGCTCGCCGGCACCGACAACATCCGCGACGCCTGGTGGCCGTACGGCACCGGCGACATGCTCGAACGCGCGTACATGGTCGGCTACCGGCAGAGCCTCTTCACCGACGAGGAGCTGGCGGTCGCGTTCGAGCTGGCGACCGCCGCCGGCGCCCGCACGCTCGGCGTCGAGGGCTACGGCCTGGAGGTTGGCGCGCGCGCCGACCTCGTCGCGATCGACGCGCCGTCGCTGCCGGAGGCGGTCGCCGCCCCGCCGCGGCGACTGCTCGTGCTCCACGACGGCCGGATCGTCGCCGACACGCGCTGA
- a CDS encoding GntR family transcriptional regulator: MPTRETVDVPNALRRDIAGFAFKPGDRLVEEALSERYGVSRTPVREALRQLEAEGLIESQGTRRLVRRLDVAELEDVYRVRAQLERLAASLAAERASDTAIDALAAGWDVEQEHADGDAGDAYYGADVRFHDGVAALSGNEFVRTSLQRASDRIAIVRIVDFSTAARIATTRREHREILGAIRARDADRAGALMEAHIDAAMSNVRTLLTAALARIYLDPPAR; encoded by the coding sequence ATGCCGACGCGAGAGACAGTGGACGTGCCGAACGCCCTCCGCAGGGACATCGCCGGGTTCGCCTTCAAGCCCGGTGACCGCCTCGTCGAGGAGGCGCTGTCGGAGCGCTACGGCGTCAGCCGTACGCCGGTGCGCGAAGCGCTGCGGCAGCTGGAGGCGGAGGGGCTGATCGAGTCGCAGGGCACGCGACGGCTCGTCCGGCGGCTCGACGTCGCCGAGCTGGAGGACGTCTACCGCGTGCGCGCACAGCTCGAACGGCTCGCCGCGAGCCTCGCCGCCGAGCGCGCGAGCGACACCGCGATCGACGCGCTCGCCGCCGGCTGGGACGTCGAGCAGGAGCACGCGGACGGCGACGCGGGCGACGCCTATTACGGCGCGGACGTGCGCTTCCACGACGGCGTCGCGGCGCTGTCGGGCAACGAGTTCGTGCGCACGTCGCTGCAACGTGCGAGCGACCGCATCGCGATCGTGCGGATCGTCGACTTCAGCACCGCCGCGCGGATCGCGACGACGCGCCGCGAGCACCGCGAGATCCTCGGCGCGATCCGCGCCCGCGACGCCGACCGTGCCGGCGCGCTGATGGAGGCGCACATCGACGCGGCGATGAGCAACGTGCGCACGCTGCTGACCGCCGCGCTCGCGCGCATCTACCTCGACCCGCCGGCGCGATGA
- a CDS encoding MFS transporter gives MEQTTDLRRQIALYVLCLGMLMIVLDATVVNVALPVIQDDLGFSASSLAWVVNAYLIAFGGLMLLAGRIGDLVGRKRVFMTGLGVFTLASLACGVAQSPGVLVAARFVQGAGGALTSAVILGMIVTMFPQPREQAKAIGVYAFVASAGGSVGLLAGGVLTQAISWHWIFFINVPIGIATAVAAARLLDADEGIGFRGGADVPGAVLITSALMLGVYTIVKPAAELGWGAGQTLLLGAVSIALLVAFVVREATAGNPLVPLRIFRSRNLSGANAIQGLSVAGMFGTFFLGALYLERVLGYDALQIGLAFLPTTIVMGTLSIRYSERLVTRFGAAATLLPGLVSIAASLALFALAPVDGSYLTHVFPVMVLLGLGAGLAFPALMTLAMAGAQPSEAGLASGLVNTTAQVGGALGLAVLATLSATRTETLTARGDSAAAALTGGYHLAFMIAAGLVVAAIVVALAVLRPSPLQRRREPAARHDASAQACSEAV, from the coding sequence ATGGAACAGACGACCGACCTCCGCCGCCAGATTGCCCTCTACGTCCTCTGCCTGGGGATGCTGATGATCGTGCTCGACGCGACCGTCGTGAACGTCGCGCTTCCAGTCATCCAGGACGACCTCGGCTTCTCGGCGTCCAGCCTCGCCTGGGTCGTCAACGCCTACCTGATCGCGTTCGGCGGGCTGATGCTGCTGGCCGGGCGGATCGGCGACCTCGTCGGCCGCAAGCGCGTCTTCATGACCGGGCTCGGCGTCTTCACGCTCGCGTCGCTCGCCTGCGGCGTTGCGCAGAGCCCCGGCGTGCTCGTCGCGGCGCGCTTTGTGCAGGGCGCCGGCGGCGCGCTCACCTCGGCCGTGATCCTGGGCATGATCGTGACGATGTTCCCGCAGCCCCGCGAGCAGGCGAAGGCGATCGGCGTCTACGCGTTCGTCGCCTCGGCCGGCGGCTCCGTCGGCCTGCTCGCCGGCGGCGTGCTGACGCAGGCGATCAGCTGGCACTGGATCTTCTTCATCAACGTCCCGATCGGGATCGCGACCGCCGTCGCGGCGGCGCGGCTGCTCGACGCCGACGAGGGCATCGGCTTCCGCGGCGGCGCCGACGTCCCCGGCGCGGTGCTGATCACCAGCGCGCTGATGCTCGGCGTCTACACGATCGTCAAGCCCGCCGCCGAGCTGGGCTGGGGCGCCGGGCAGACGCTCCTGCTCGGCGCCGTGTCGATCGCGCTGCTGGTCGCGTTCGTCGTGCGCGAGGCGACCGCCGGCAACCCGCTCGTGCCGCTGCGGATCTTCCGCTCGCGCAACCTGAGCGGCGCGAACGCGATCCAGGGCCTCAGCGTCGCCGGCATGTTCGGCACCTTCTTCCTTGGTGCGCTCTACCTCGAGCGCGTGCTCGGCTACGACGCGCTCCAGATCGGCCTCGCCTTCCTGCCGACGACGATCGTGATGGGCACGCTCTCGATCCGCTACTCCGAGCGGCTCGTGACGCGCTTCGGCGCGGCCGCGACGCTGCTGCCGGGCCTCGTCTCGATCGCGGCGTCGCTGGCGCTGTTCGCGCTGGCGCCGGTCGACGGCTCCTACCTCACGCACGTCTTCCCGGTGATGGTGCTGCTCGGGCTCGGCGCGGGCCTCGCGTTCCCCGCGCTGATGACGCTGGCGATGGCCGGCGCGCAGCCGAGCGAGGCGGGACTCGCGTCCGGCCTCGTCAACACGACCGCACAGGTCGGCGGCGCGCTCGGCCTCGCCGTGCTCGCGACGCTCTCCGCGACCCGCACCGAGACGCTGACCGCCCGCGGCGACTCCGCCGCCGCCGCACTCACGGGCGGGTACCACCTCGCCTTCATGATCGCCGCCGGCCTCGTCGTCGCGGCGATCGTCGTCGCCCTCGCCGTGCTGCGCCCGTCGCCGTTGCAGCGGCGGCGCGAGCCCGCGGCTCGGCACGACGCCTCGGCGCAGGCGTGCTCCGAGGCCGTCTGA
- a CDS encoding VOC family protein, whose protein sequence is MFEKTKAFSGFAVDDLARAKQFYGETLGLRVTEEHGLLTLHIAGDRPTLVYPKPDHVPAGYTILNFPVDDIDAAVAELTARGVSFERYDGMRQDENGVMREEGPLIAWFTDPAGNVLSVLQER, encoded by the coding sequence ATGTTCGAGAAGACCAAGGCGTTCAGCGGCTTCGCAGTCGACGATCTCGCGCGCGCCAAGCAGTTCTACGGCGAGACGCTCGGGCTCAGAGTGACCGAGGAGCACGGCCTGCTGACGCTCCACATCGCCGGCGACCGGCCGACGCTCGTCTACCCGAAGCCCGATCACGTGCCTGCCGGCTACACGATCCTCAACTTCCCCGTCGACGACATCGACGCCGCCGTCGCCGAGCTGACGGCGCGCGGCGTCAGCTTCGAGCGCTACGACGGCATGAGACAGGACGAGAACGGCGTGATGCGCGAGGAGGGACCGCTGATCGCCTGGTTCACGGATCCCGCGGGCAACGTCCTGTCGGTGCTGCAGGAGCGCTGA
- a CDS encoding RNA polymerase sigma factor, with product MSATPDVDRAIDAVWRIESARVIGALTRMVRDVGLAEDLAQDALVAALETWPRSGVPDNPGAWLTATAKHRAIDRLRRDRRLEQKHELLARDLALEPGAGVAAPAAAAANDEVGDDVLGLMFICCHPVLPTESRIALTLRLLGGLTTPEIARAFLVPEKTLAQRIVRAKRTLAAAQVPFEVPAGDELEPRLASVLEVVYLIFNEGYSATAGEEWMRPALCDEALRLGRILAGLAPREPEVHGLVALMELHASRTAARVDRAGEPVLLLDQDRSRWDLLLIGRGLAALDRAERLRRPLGPYALQAGIAACHARARTPEETNWARIAALYDALSQVAPSPVVELNRAVALGMAFGPEVGLELVDTLVGDPALAGYHLLPSVRGDLLERLGRRAEARAEFERAAAMTQNARERTLLLRRAAAL from the coding sequence GTGAGCGCCACGCCCGACGTCGACCGCGCGATCGACGCCGTCTGGCGGATCGAGTCGGCGCGCGTGATCGGCGCGCTGACGCGGATGGTGCGCGACGTCGGCCTCGCCGAGGACCTCGCGCAGGACGCGCTCGTCGCCGCCCTGGAGACGTGGCCGCGGTCGGGCGTCCCGGACAACCCGGGCGCCTGGCTGACGGCGACTGCCAAGCACCGCGCGATCGACCGGCTGCGTCGCGACAGACGGCTGGAGCAGAAGCACGAGCTGCTCGCGCGCGATCTCGCGCTCGAGCCCGGGGCAGGCGTCGCCGCGCCCGCGGCGGCGGCGGCGAACGACGAGGTCGGCGACGACGTCCTCGGCCTGATGTTCATCTGCTGCCATCCGGTCCTGCCGACCGAGTCGCGGATCGCGCTGACGCTGCGGCTGCTCGGCGGCCTCACGACGCCTGAGATCGCGCGCGCGTTCCTCGTCCCGGAGAAGACGCTGGCGCAGCGGATCGTGCGCGCGAAGCGGACGCTCGCCGCGGCGCAGGTGCCGTTCGAGGTGCCGGCCGGCGACGAGTTGGAGCCGCGCCTGGCGTCGGTGCTGGAGGTCGTCTACCTGATCTTCAACGAGGGCTACTCGGCGACGGCCGGCGAGGAGTGGATGCGGCCGGCGCTGTGCGACGAGGCGCTGCGGCTCGGCCGGATCCTCGCCGGGCTCGCGCCGCGCGAGCCGGAGGTCCATGGCCTGGTCGCGCTGATGGAGCTGCACGCGTCGCGCACCGCCGCGCGAGTCGACCGCGCGGGAGAGCCGGTGCTGCTGCTCGACCAGGACCGCTCGCGCTGGGACCTGCTGCTGATCGGCCGCGGTCTCGCCGCGCTCGACCGCGCCGAGCGGCTGCGCCGGCCGCTCGGCCCGTACGCGCTGCAGGCCGGGATCGCCGCCTGCCATGCGCGTGCGCGCACGCCTGAGGAGACGAACTGGGCGCGGATCGCCGCGCTGTACGACGCGCTCTCGCAGGTCGCGCCGTCGCCGGTCGTCGAGCTGAACCGCGCCGTCGCGCTGGGGATGGCGTTCGGCCCCGAGGTCGGGCTGGAGCTGGTCGACACGCTCGTCGGCGATCCGGCGCTGGCGGGCTACCACCTGCTGCCGAGCGTGCGCGGCGACCTGCTCGAACGGCTCGGCCGCCGCGCCGAGGCGCGCGCCGAGTTCGAGCGCGCGGCGGCGATGACTCAGAACGCGCGCGAGCGGACGCTGCTGCTGCGCCGCGCCGCCGCGCTCTGA
- a CDS encoding YciI family protein produces the protein MRFMMFIYPAHHGETAEMTADQVEAMMKYNEELTRAGALLALDGLHSPADGVRVSFSGGRRSVVDGPFAEAKELIGGYWIIDVRSKEEAVEWASRCPAADGDMIEVRRMQEFADFPEEVQDVATLSQDPPEQTSAS, from the coding sequence ATGCGCTTCATGATGTTCATCTACCCGGCCCACCACGGCGAGACCGCCGAGATGACGGCCGACCAGGTCGAGGCGATGATGAAGTACAACGAGGAGCTGACGAGAGCGGGCGCGCTGCTCGCGCTCGACGGCCTCCACTCGCCGGCTGACGGCGTGCGCGTCTCCTTCTCCGGCGGCAGACGCAGCGTGGTCGACGGCCCGTTCGCGGAGGCGAAGGAGCTGATCGGCGGCTACTGGATCATCGACGTGCGGTCCAAGGAGGAGGCCGTCGAGTGGGCGTCGCGCTGCCCCGCCGCCGACGGCGACATGATCGAGGTGCGCCGGATGCAGGAGTTCGCCGACTTCCCCGAGGAGGTCCAGGACGTGGCGACGCTCTCGCAGGATCCGCCGGAGCAGACGAGCGCGAGCTAG